The Chryseolinea soli genome contains a region encoding:
- the gldJ gene encoding gliding motility lipoprotein GldJ — protein MRYSLRVVLYVIGGSVALTSCSLFGGKGGKPNAQNPGQNSTATGLAYNDEDQGGFMVNPYEGQPDAPNMVFIEGGRAVMGSFEEDVMSYRDNIERTVSVASFYMDETEIANVHWLEYMHYLAKDSSQEAYQAALPDTTVWVGKLAFNDPYVEHYLRYPGFRYFPVVGITWNQASKYAIWRTRAVNIKLAEDAGEEYAESDGRIPLESGIVVPAYRLPTEAEWEYAAQALIGTQWLEELQTHQRIYPWDGHAVRNPYGKQMGFMLANFKRGRGDYAGIAGRLNDAALITSYIYEYPPNDYGLYNMAGNVSEWVQDIYRPMSFQDFDDLNPIRRDGFLDPASGSNSGYNSDFEKNPESFTSLITDRARVYKGGSWKDVAYWMSPGTRRYLDQDSATATIGFRCAMIRAGSNY, from the coding sequence ATGAGGTATTCACTCAGGGTTGTTTTGTATGTAATAGGCGGTTCAGTTGCCCTGACCTCCTGTTCACTTTTTGGAGGCAAAGGCGGTAAGCCGAATGCCCAGAACCCAGGTCAGAACAGTACGGCCACAGGCTTGGCGTACAATGACGAAGATCAGGGCGGTTTCATGGTGAATCCTTACGAAGGCCAACCCGATGCACCCAACATGGTGTTCATCGAAGGTGGTCGTGCCGTAATGGGTTCCTTTGAAGAAGATGTTATGTCGTATCGCGACAACATTGAAAGAACAGTTTCCGTCGCTTCCTTCTATATGGACGAAACGGAAATTGCAAACGTGCACTGGTTGGAATACATGCACTACCTCGCGAAAGATTCTTCGCAGGAAGCCTACCAAGCTGCCCTTCCCGATACTACCGTATGGGTTGGAAAGCTGGCCTTCAACGATCCTTATGTAGAACACTATCTCCGCTACCCCGGCTTCCGCTATTTCCCTGTTGTGGGGATCACCTGGAACCAGGCTAGCAAATATGCTATCTGGAGAACCCGTGCCGTAAACATCAAACTGGCTGAAGACGCCGGCGAAGAATATGCAGAAAGCGATGGCCGCATTCCCCTGGAATCTGGTATCGTGGTGCCTGCTTACCGCCTGCCTACTGAAGCAGAGTGGGAATACGCAGCCCAAGCCCTCATCGGCACCCAGTGGCTGGAAGAACTGCAAACCCACCAACGCATTTATCCTTGGGACGGCCACGCGGTTCGTAACCCTTATGGAAAACAAATGGGCTTCATGCTGGCCAACTTCAAACGCGGCCGCGGTGACTATGCTGGTATCGCCGGAAGACTGAACGATGCTGCGCTGATCACTTCATATATATATGAGTATCCTCCGAACGACTACGGTCTGTACAACATGGCCGGTAACGTAAGCGAGTGGGTGCAAGATATCTACCGCCCGATGTCCTTCCAGGATTTCGACGATCTGAACCCTATCCGTCGCGATGGTTTCCTCGATCCCGCTTCCGGAAGCAACTCTGGCTATAACAGCGATTTCGAAAAGAACCCTGAATCGTTCACGTCGCTCATCACCGACCGTGCCCGCGTTTACAAAGGCGGTTCATGGAAAGATGTAGCCTACTGGATGTCGCCTGGTACCAGAAGATACCTCGACCAGGATTCTGCCACGGCAACCATCGGTTTCCGTTGCGCCATGATCCGTGCCGGTTCGAACTACTAA
- a CDS encoding ComF family protein — MNSRFTEILLDFVYLFFPRYCLGCNDALVKGEETICTNCMLEMAKTDDYLYQENALYKRLSLQMPLARAMALFKFSKNGRVQQVLHQLKYKNHPEIGVVLGRVYGERMIAGGLGQAFDLILPVPLHPARRRRRGYNQSAKFAEGLSEKLGIPFSDSTLERGIKTETQTRKSKLDRLENMKGVFQVNRRESLAGKRILLVDDVVTTGATLEACGQLLFKEGCSELSIACIAET, encoded by the coding sequence ATGAATTCAAGATTCACGGAGATCCTGCTTGATTTTGTCTATCTCTTTTTCCCGCGCTATTGCCTCGGGTGCAACGACGCCCTGGTGAAAGGCGAAGAAACGATCTGCACCAACTGTATGCTGGAGATGGCCAAAACGGACGATTACCTATACCAGGAGAATGCTCTATATAAAAGGCTTTCGCTGCAAATGCCCCTGGCGCGGGCGATGGCCCTGTTTAAATTCAGCAAGAACGGCCGGGTTCAGCAGGTGCTCCACCAATTGAAATACAAAAATCACCCCGAGATCGGCGTCGTGCTGGGGAGAGTGTACGGCGAGCGAATGATCGCCGGCGGTCTTGGCCAGGCGTTCGACCTTATCCTGCCGGTGCCGCTGCACCCGGCCCGTCGAAGAAGACGAGGCTATAACCAAAGTGCCAAGTTTGCCGAGGGCTTGTCCGAGAAATTAGGCATTCCGTTTTCCGACAGCACGCTGGAGCGCGGAATAAAAACGGAGACACAAACCCGTAAAAGCAAATTGGATCGGCTGGAAAATATGAAAGGTGTCTTCCAGGTAAATCGTCGCGAAAGCCTCGCCGGCAAACGGATTCTTTTAGTGGACGATGTCGTTACGACGGGCGCCACGTTGGAGGCCTGCGGTCAACTTTTGTTCAAAGAGGGATGCTCGGAGTTGAGCATCGCTTGTATTGCCGAGACATAA
- a CDS encoding carboxymuconolactone decarboxylase family protein has product MGLVEDFNGYRSKMNEKIMDSDSLIIKRIFNLDTNAYTEGHLDLKSKELIGLTCSLVLRCDDCVKYHLGKSKEVGLTTDQVNEAMGIATLIGGTIVIPHLRRAFEYWEELNHV; this is encoded by the coding sequence ATGGGATTAGTGGAAGATTTCAATGGCTACCGGAGCAAAATGAACGAAAAGATCATGGACTCCGACAGCCTCATCATCAAACGTATATTCAACCTCGACACCAACGCATACACCGAAGGACACCTCGACCTCAAATCCAAGGAATTGATCGGGCTCACCTGCTCGCTGGTGCTGCGATGCGACGACTGTGTGAAATATCACCTGGGCAAAAGCAAGGAGGTCGGGCTCACCACCGACCAGGTGAATGAAGCCATGGGAATTGCCACCCTGATTGGGGGAACCATTGTAATACCACACCTGCGCCGGGCGTTTGAATACTGGGAAGAGTTGAACCATGTTTAA
- a CDS encoding DUF4175 family protein, with amino-acid sequence MGAGVERIHEKIGSFKKKYYLNIFVRGAILTLSILISYFLIAVLLEYNLWLGPVARFSIFLAFFAVVVFCLYRFLKDPLRWWFAKQGLSEEQSAQVIGKHTPTVKDGLLNLIQLSATQKDSALAYASVEQKSREFESVSFDSFIDLQQNKQYVKYLIVPLLVIVGIIAINRSILTQSTERIVHFTRHYSPQAPFKFLVDPESLTAFHNEKLTLNVQLQGEALPESVYLLSGNQRLKLEHLSADQYSYAFENVQEAFDLQFEAAGFFSDVYHVTVSSRPELSNFSVDLQYPRYLQRKNERLNNAGNLEVPEGTVVRWNLATRDAQQASILFSSEKTPFDMQESGGDLFSYGKEFRNPDQYEIILKNNKTKNKERIAYHVDVIKDEFPKIQVNNFKDSVLYKMVVLSGLVGDDYGVSQLALHFKIRNENQKEILSETSNIPIAKNQLQQSFFHPWRLDSLDLKPGNQLEYYLEVWDNDGVNGRKSTKTARYTFMVPSEDNLVAEIKSSQNKTQQKIDQSAGKANKLHEKVQEANQKLKGKQSLDWQDKKMLEDIVDQKQGLDKLVEELKEQNKLLEQKKEAFTKQDERIKEKAEQIQKLMNELLDDETKKLFEELQKLLQENKDVSQIQKILDKLNQNTNNLEKELERTLELFKQLQYEFKLDQAAQDLKKSVEEQKALLEKTEALEKNTEAKANKDQKSDNKKDKNKEAKNQDSKNQDNKNQDGKDQDGKDKDGKNQDSKNQDSKNQDQKNDGGQSSESQELAKEQDKLKQDFQKTAEQIEELKKLGNELQKDDDLPSEKSSEEVEQDQEESKDQLEQDSPSKSKSSQQKAVQKMQKMQQQMEGAQEGMAIEMDMQNLEALRQIIHGLVKLSFDEEGLMKGFSELNQNDPNFNTIAQKQLKLKDDAKVLEDSLLALGKRDPYMNSIVTKEVGDLNEHLDKVIEANRERRRPQAASEMQMTMTSINNLALMLDDHFDMMTQMMQNAKPSMGKSKKKGQKQSLSQMQQQLNQKIQELKGSGKQGRQLSEELAEMAAEQERIRKALQEMQEKMKDGKMPGGDLQGKMEQSEMDLVNKQLSEQLIKRQQEIVTRLLETEKSAREQDMDEERKGETAKDYEKEIPKAFEDYLRLKEKEVELLKTVPPKLYPYYKKEVSEYFKRVGEQ; translated from the coding sequence ATGGGAGCAGGAGTGGAGCGCATTCATGAAAAGATAGGGTCATTCAAGAAAAAGTACTACCTCAACATTTTTGTGCGGGGTGCTATTCTCACCTTGTCGATTCTCATCTCGTATTTTCTTATTGCCGTTTTGCTGGAGTACAATCTCTGGCTTGGGCCCGTAGCACGCTTCTCGATATTCCTGGCTTTTTTTGCCGTGGTTGTTTTTTGCCTTTACCGGTTTTTGAAAGATCCGTTGAGATGGTGGTTTGCCAAGCAGGGTCTTTCCGAGGAACAAAGTGCCCAGGTGATCGGAAAACACACACCCACTGTGAAGGACGGGTTGCTCAACCTCATCCAACTCTCGGCTACGCAAAAAGATTCTGCCTTGGCCTACGCCAGCGTCGAACAGAAGTCCAGGGAATTTGAGTCGGTTTCGTTCGATAGCTTTATCGATCTGCAGCAAAACAAGCAGTATGTCAAATACCTCATTGTGCCCTTGTTGGTCATCGTCGGTATCATCGCCATCAACCGGAGCATCCTCACGCAAAGCACCGAACGGATCGTCCACTTCACCCGCCACTATTCTCCACAGGCTCCCTTCAAATTTTTAGTCGATCCCGAATCCCTCACGGCATTTCACAATGAAAAGCTGACGCTGAACGTGCAACTGCAAGGGGAGGCGTTGCCGGAAAGTGTCTACCTGCTTTCGGGAAACCAACGGCTGAAGCTGGAGCATCTGTCGGCGGACCAATATTCCTATGCCTTTGAAAATGTTCAGGAAGCATTCGATCTTCAATTTGAGGCGGCCGGATTTTTCTCGGACGTCTATCACGTAACGGTTTCAAGCCGGCCGGAACTTTCGAACTTTAGTGTCGACCTCCAGTACCCGCGCTACCTGCAACGGAAGAATGAACGGCTCAACAACGCAGGAAATCTGGAAGTGCCCGAAGGCACGGTGGTGAGGTGGAACCTGGCAACCCGCGACGCACAGCAAGCCAGTATTCTTTTTTCTTCCGAGAAAACACCGTTCGACATGCAGGAGTCCGGCGGCGATCTGTTTAGCTACGGAAAAGAATTCAGGAATCCCGATCAGTATGAGATCATCCTGAAAAACAACAAAACGAAAAATAAGGAACGCATCGCCTATCATGTGGATGTGATCAAAGACGAGTTTCCCAAAATCCAGGTCAACAATTTCAAAGACTCGGTGCTCTATAAAATGGTGGTGCTGAGCGGACTTGTCGGCGACGACTACGGCGTAAGCCAATTGGCACTTCATTTCAAGATCAGAAATGAAAATCAAAAAGAGATTCTCAGCGAAACGTCCAACATTCCGATAGCTAAAAATCAGTTACAACAAAGCTTCTTCCATCCCTGGCGGCTGGACTCCCTCGATCTGAAGCCCGGCAACCAGTTGGAGTATTACCTCGAGGTTTGGGATAACGACGGGGTGAACGGAAGAAAGTCGACCAAGACCGCGCGCTACACCTTCATGGTTCCTTCGGAAGACAACCTGGTGGCCGAGATCAAAAGCTCACAAAATAAAACACAACAGAAGATCGACCAGAGCGCCGGCAAAGCCAACAAGCTTCATGAAAAAGTACAAGAGGCCAACCAAAAGCTGAAAGGCAAACAAAGCCTCGACTGGCAAGACAAGAAAATGCTGGAAGACATCGTGGACCAAAAGCAGGGTCTCGACAAGCTGGTGGAAGAACTGAAGGAACAGAACAAACTGCTGGAGCAGAAAAAAGAAGCCTTCACCAAACAAGACGAGCGGATCAAAGAAAAGGCCGAGCAGATCCAAAAGCTGATGAACGAACTGCTGGACGACGAAACCAAGAAGCTGTTCGAAGAACTTCAAAAACTTTTGCAGGAAAACAAAGATGTGTCGCAAATCCAGAAGATCCTGGACAAGCTGAACCAGAACACCAACAACCTGGAGAAAGAGCTGGAGCGGACATTGGAATTATTCAAGCAACTGCAATACGAATTCAAGCTCGACCAGGCCGCCCAGGATCTGAAGAAATCCGTGGAAGAGCAAAAGGCCTTACTGGAGAAAACCGAGGCACTTGAAAAAAATACCGAAGCCAAAGCCAACAAAGATCAAAAGTCCGATAACAAAAAGGACAAAAATAAAGAGGCCAAAAACCAGGACTCCAAGAATCAGGACAATAAAAACCAGGACGGAAAAGATCAGGACGGCAAGGACAAGGACGGTAAAAACCAAGACAGCAAGAACCAAGACAGCAAGAATCAGGATCAAAAGAACGACGGCGGCCAAAGCAGCGAAAGCCAGGAGCTGGCCAAAGAGCAGGACAAGCTGAAACAGGATTTCCAGAAAACAGCCGAGCAAATAGAGGAGCTAAAGAAACTGGGCAACGAACTGCAAAAGGACGACGACCTGCCGTCCGAAAAATCTTCGGAGGAAGTAGAGCAAGATCAGGAAGAAAGCAAAGACCAACTCGAGCAGGACAGCCCTTCGAAGTCGAAGAGCTCACAACAAAAAGCCGTTCAAAAAATGCAGAAGATGCAACAGCAGATGGAAGGTGCGCAAGAGGGGATGGCCATAGAAATGGACATGCAAAACCTGGAGGCACTCCGGCAGATCATCCACGGCTTGGTAAAACTTTCGTTCGATGAAGAGGGTTTGATGAAAGGATTTAGCGAGCTGAATCAGAACGACCCCAACTTCAACACCATTGCGCAAAAGCAATTGAAGCTCAAGGATGATGCTAAAGTGTTGGAAGACAGTTTGTTAGCTCTTGGAAAGCGCGATCCCTATATGAATTCCATTGTCACGAAAGAAGTCGGGGACCTGAACGAGCATCTCGATAAAGTGATTGAAGCCAACCGTGAGCGCCGCCGGCCACAGGCCGCCAGCGAAATGCAGATGACGATGACGTCCATCAACAACCTGGCGCTTATGCTCGATGATCATTTCGACATGATGACCCAAATGATGCAAAACGCAAAGCCGTCGATGGGCAAGTCGAAAAAGAAAGGACAGAAACAGAGCCTCAGTCAGATGCAGCAACAATTGAATCAGAAAATTCAAGAGCTGAAGGGAAGCGGAAAGCAGGGGCGGCAGCTCTCTGAGGAATTAGCTGAAATGGCAGCAGAGCAAGAGCGCATCCGCAAGGCACTCCAGGAAATGCAGGAAAAGATGAAGGACGGAAAAATGCCGGGTGGCGATCTGCAGGGCAAGATGGAGCAATCGGAAATGGACCTAGTGAACAAGCAGCTCTCGGAACAGTTGATCAAGCGCCAGCAGGAAATCGTGACGCGATTGCTGGAGACCGAGAAGTCGGCGCGCGAACAGGACATGGACGAAGAGCGCAAGGGCGAAACGGCCAAGGACTACGAAAAAGAAATACCCAAGGCCTTTGAAGATTATTTGCGTCTAAAGGAAAAAGAAGTAGAATTGCTTAAAACAGTGCCACCTAAGCTTTACCCTTATTATAAGAAAGAAGTGAGCGAGTATTTTAAAAGAGTGGGTGAGCAATAA
- a CDS encoding ATP-binding protein, which translates to MNTINIQVPSIGENIRMIESFIDNAKEKFHLDDDMYGNIMIAVTEAVNNAIKHGNANDKSKNVFLSLFLDDTMLKFIIKDEGTGFDYANLPDPTAPENLEKLGGRGIFLMKHLSDEVNFKENGRIVELSFYMNS; encoded by the coding sequence ATGAACACGATTAACATCCAGGTTCCGTCTATCGGAGAGAACATTAGAATGATTGAGAGTTTTATTGACAATGCGAAGGAGAAATTTCACCTGGACGACGATATGTACGGCAACATTATGATCGCTGTGACCGAAGCCGTGAACAACGCCATCAAACACGGAAATGCTAACGACAAATCGAAGAACGTATTTCTGAGCCTTTTCCTGGACGACACGATGTTGAAATTTATCATAAAGGACGAAGGCACTGGATTTGACTATGCCAACTTACCCGATCCCACCGCTCCTGAAAATCTGGAGAAACTGGGTGGCCGCGGCATCTTCTTGATGAAGCACCTTTCTGACGAAGTGAACTTCAAGGAAAACGGCCGCATCGTTGAGCTAAGCTTTTACATGAATTCCTAA
- the ybeY gene encoding rRNA maturation RNase YbeY has translation MSSIRFFEEDVTFQIPHPRKTSTWIKSAIAKEKRTLGELNFIFCSDNHLREINIQYLNHHTFTDIVTFDTSEVKGQISGDIFISIDRVQENAQKFKTTFDHELHRVLIHGVLHLVGYSDKGTEKKATMRKKEDAYLSLRK, from the coding sequence ATGTCGTCCATCCGTTTCTTTGAGGAGGACGTCACATTCCAAATTCCGCATCCGCGGAAGACATCAACCTGGATCAAGTCTGCAATAGCAAAAGAGAAGAGAACGCTCGGTGAGCTGAATTTTATCTTTTGCTCAGACAACCACCTTCGCGAGATCAATATCCAGTATCTCAACCACCACACCTTTACCGATATCGTGACCTTCGACACCAGTGAGGTGAAAGGTCAGATCTCCGGCGACATCTTTATCAGTATTGACCGGGTACAAGAAAACGCTCAAAAGTTTAAGACCACATTTGATCACGAGCTCCACCGGGTCCTTATTCATGGGGTACTTCACTTGGTTGGCTATTCCGACAAGGGAACCGAGAAGAAAGCCACCATGCGCAAAAAAGAGGATGCTTATCTATCTTTGCGGAAGTAA
- the mnmG gene encoding tRNA uridine-5-carboxymethylaminomethyl(34) synthesis enzyme MnmG: protein MFQEYDVIVVGAGHAGCEAAAAAASMGSKTLLVTMNMNTIAQMSCNPAMGGVAKGQIVREIDALGGMSGIVSDKSMIQFRMLNRSKGPAMWSPRTQNDRMRFSEEWRLALERTPNLDFWQEMVKEILVENGKAVGVKTALGLDIRAKAVVLTNGTFLNGKIHIGEKNFGGGRTAEKSATGLTEQLITLGFEAGRMKTGTPPRVDGRSLDYSKMEEQPGDAAPGKFSYSDTQPLQKQISCWITYTNDTVHKELQKGFEKSPMFQGRIKGLGPRYCPSIEDKINRFAERDRHQIFVEPEGWNTVEIYVNGFSTSLPEDVQYKALTRIPGFEKAKMFRPGYAIEYDFFPPTQLSLSLETQLIQNLYFAGQINGTTGYEEAACQGLMAGINAHQKVHGKDPFILKRSDAYIGVLIDDLVSKGTQEPYRMFTSRAEYRILLRQDNADIRLTELGHSIGLASDERNDKVLAKKRDVEALTNELNKTKLEPDMINEGLEGLQTSAIREKVAASHLLKRPQIDVASLKSINADLEKLLNKYSIEVQEQAEINIKYDSYIEREEQLVQKLGNLENFKIRTDFDYDRVKALSSEAREKLKRIKPETVGQASRISGVSPADVSVLTIYMGK from the coding sequence ATGTTTCAGGAATACGATGTAATTGTGGTGGGGGCAGGCCATGCGGGCTGCGAAGCGGCAGCAGCCGCGGCCAGTATGGGGTCGAAGACTCTACTGGTGACCATGAATATGAATACGATCGCCCAGATGTCGTGCAACCCCGCTATGGGCGGGGTGGCCAAGGGTCAAATCGTGAGAGAAATAGATGCCTTGGGGGGAATGTCTGGGATTGTGTCCGATAAGTCCATGATCCAGTTCAGAATGCTGAATCGATCGAAGGGTCCCGCTATGTGGAGCCCCAGAACTCAGAACGACCGGATGAGATTCTCCGAAGAGTGGAGACTGGCCCTGGAGCGAACCCCGAATCTTGATTTCTGGCAGGAAATGGTCAAAGAGATCCTGGTGGAGAACGGCAAAGCAGTAGGAGTGAAGACTGCCCTTGGACTGGACATCCGGGCTAAGGCTGTTGTCCTCACAAATGGCACTTTCCTGAATGGAAAGATCCATATCGGGGAAAAGAACTTCGGAGGAGGCCGTACAGCCGAAAAATCGGCCACAGGATTGACCGAACAACTCATTACCCTGGGATTTGAAGCGGGAAGAATGAAAACAGGCACGCCTCCCCGTGTAGACGGCAGAAGCCTCGACTATTCCAAGATGGAAGAACAGCCTGGGGACGCAGCGCCCGGAAAGTTCTCCTATTCCGACACTCAGCCCCTTCAAAAACAAATCAGTTGCTGGATCACCTATACCAACGACACTGTCCACAAGGAACTTCAAAAAGGGTTTGAGAAATCGCCAATGTTTCAGGGCCGAATCAAAGGTTTGGGGCCCCGGTATTGTCCTTCCATTGAGGATAAGATAAACCGGTTCGCTGAAAGGGACCGTCATCAGATCTTCGTTGAGCCTGAGGGATGGAACACGGTGGAGATCTATGTGAATGGCTTTTCCACGTCCCTACCCGAAGATGTCCAATACAAAGCGCTTACCCGCATCCCTGGTTTTGAAAAGGCAAAGATGTTCCGGCCAGGATATGCTATTGAATACGATTTCTTTCCGCCCACCCAGCTAAGTCTGAGCCTGGAGACCCAACTGATTCAAAACCTGTACTTCGCGGGACAGATCAACGGCACCACCGGCTATGAAGAGGCAGCCTGTCAAGGGCTCATGGCAGGCATCAATGCTCACCAGAAAGTTCATGGAAAAGACCCCTTCATATTGAAACGATCCGATGCCTATATCGGCGTATTGATAGATGACCTTGTTAGCAAGGGTACACAGGAGCCCTATCGGATGTTTACATCCCGGGCTGAGTATCGTATCCTTCTCCGCCAGGACAATGCCGACATCCGGCTAACGGAGCTTGGCCATTCCATTGGACTTGCCAGCGACGAACGAAACGACAAGGTTCTGGCCAAGAAACGAGACGTGGAAGCTCTCACTAATGAGCTCAACAAGACAAAGCTCGAGCCCGATATGATAAACGAAGGATTGGAAGGACTCCAAACCTCGGCCATTCGGGAAAAAGTCGCCGCAAGCCATCTGCTTAAACGGCCACAAATCGACGTTGCCTCCTTGAAAAGCATAAATGCCGATCTCGAAAAGCTTCTGAATAAATACTCCATTGAAGTACAAGAGCAGGCCGAGATCAATATCAAATACGATAGTTATATCGAGCGGGAGGAACAACTGGTACAAAAGCTTGGCAACCTTGAGAACTTCAAGATCCGAACCGACTTCGATTATGACCGTGTGAAAGCCTTGTCATCGGAAGCCCGCGAGAAATTAAAGCGAATAAAACCCGAAACCGTTGGGCAGGCATCGCGCATTAGCGGCGTCTCTCCGGCCGACGTTTCTGTACTTACAATCTATATGGGTAAATGA